The Corynebacterium freiburgense region TATTATGACACCACTAATGACCAATACACTCTCGGCATTACCGCAAAATTTATATGGGCATGGATCTGCTATTTTGAGCACACTACAGCAACTAGGCGGCGCTTCAGGCACAGCGATATTTATTGCTACAATGACTCTTGCTGACACAACAGCGAACGGGACGTCGATAGCTTTTCGCGTAGGTACCGCATTGGGAATTTCGACGTTCATCGCAGTGTTGTTTATTGCAAGGAATAACGTAAAGGAACCATAATGCCAATTCTTGCAGCTCGCCCAGTACCACTTGGCGGCATTCGCGCCATGGAAGTGCGCCGCACCCTTCCTCACCGGGAACGCACCACTGTGGGGCCGTGGATTTTTTGTGACCAATACGGCCCAGAAAAAACCACAATGGATGTGGCTCCACACCCACATACGGGATTAGCCACTGTCTCTTGGCTATTTACTGGTGAAATTCGCCATGATGACACCGCAGGTAACCATACACAGGTACTGCCAGGCGAATTGAATATGATGACTGCTGGCCACGGCATTGCGCACACTGAGGTTTCTAAATCCGAGTGGCTTCATGGCGTTCAACTTTGGTTGGCTTACCCGAAGGATCAACGAAGCCTTGATCGCCGCTTGCAGCACTATGCTCCAAAACCTGAGAAAATTGGCGTGGCCACCGTACTGCTATTTATGGGGTCACTTCCCGGTTTTACCCCTTCGCCTATCGACGCCCCGAAACGCGCTCTCGGCGCAGAGGTTCGACTCCCAAGTACTCGGAGTGTTCAACTCCCCGTTGATAAGACTCTTGAATATGCCGTTTTAGCTGACACCGAACCGCTTGAAGTTAATGGCGATCGCTTGGAACCTGGCGATCTTTGGTATGTGGATCCAGGGATAGAAAACTTGCACATTACGAATCTAGGCAAGGATACCCGCGTAATAATCCTTGGCGGCGAACCGTTCAATGAAGACGTTGTAATGTTTTGGAATTTCATTGGCACGGATCACGCCGAAGTAGCTCAACAACGGGCTGATTGGGAGGATCCAGAAACTCGAGCAATTCGCTTTGGCAATGTTGAAGGTTATACCGGTGAAGGGGAACGCATTCCGGCTCCGCCAGTACCTGGGGTATTGATGCGCCCTCGCGGCAATAGGCGCTTGCGTTAATCCAAGCGCCTTGGGGAATGAACTACCTCCTACTTACTAAGCCTCACCGTGGGGGCTTAGCGCAGGTGTGGTTTTGGGTTGAGCTTGGGGCTGGTCTTTCGTCTGGTAGTTGGGTTGTGCACGTTCGGTGACCTGGGATTTGGTTGGGGTTGGGCGGGCTCTGGCCGGGAGGTGCTTGGTCTGGTTGGGCGCTGGCCAGACTTTTTTGGGCGCTGGTTGGGCGTGTTGTCACAGATTCCATTTTTTCGGCTGTTTTTATGGAATCTGCGACACGATAGGTAGGGAACCTGTCACGAATTCCATTTTTTTCGCTGTTTTTATGGAATCTGCGACAAACCCCAGGTCAACGATTGTGTGCAATGTTGCTTGCTGTCGCAAATTCCATTTTTTCAGGCGATTTTATGGAATCTGCGACAGTAGGGATAAAAACATCACTAGTTTGATAGGGTGGGCCTATCAAACACCCGGGAAACCAGCCAGACCACTGGAAAACCAGCCCACACGCCAGAAACCGACCGAACCCCCGGGAACC contains the following coding sequences:
- a CDS encoding pirin family protein — translated: MPILAARPVPLGGIRAMEVRRTLPHRERTTVGPWIFCDQYGPEKTTMDVAPHPHTGLATVSWLFTGEIRHDDTAGNHTQVLPGELNMMTAGHGIAHTEVSKSEWLHGVQLWLAYPKDQRSLDRRLQHYAPKPEKIGVATVLLFMGSLPGFTPSPIDAPKRALGAEVRLPSTRSVQLPVDKTLEYAVLADTEPLEVNGDRLEPGDLWYVDPGIENLHITNLGKDTRVIILGGEPFNEDVVMFWNFIGTDHAEVAQQRADWEDPETRAIRFGNVEGYTGEGERIPAPPVPGVLMRPRGNRRLR